ACCATGTGCTTGAAACGCATCATTGCGCCCATGGTCACGCGGCAGGGATATTCCTTGCCGCCGACCGTCAGTTTAAGAATTTGCTTTTTCATAACGTAACCTTATTAATATTATGAATGGCCGCCGCCACCCTGCTTGGGTGTCGTTGCTTCTGTCAGTCCATTCCCTTGTTTCTCCACCTTACCGCAGTTCTCAAGACTTACGCTGTACTTTGCATCATCGCCTGCCTGACCGTCAAGTTCCAGTGAGGTGAGGATGTACTTGCCCTTGTAGCCACCGGCTGCCTTACCTGTACGCTTGTCACCATCGCGCAGACCGTAGGCAGCATCGACGGGCTCGCCTTTCAGCATTTTTTCTTTGAGCTGATCATAAGTTGGCGTATCATCATCACCATCGGTCAACACACAACCGTCAGCAGAGATGCTCTCCGAAAAGCTCTTTACATACTTTTCCTTCCACTTGCCGCTTGCGGCTTCCTTGGTCACGCGCTCACCGGTTTCCGTAGATGTACTGACCTTACAGCCCGTTGAGAAACCGAGGGCCTTGCCGTCAACGCTCAGGATGAGGTTGGTTCCGTCTAAAACACTTTTTGCCATATCTTTTTTCTTATTAAAATTGTTGATACTATGCCGGCCGCCAACCCGACGATAAAGGCGGTGAATAATCTTTTCAAACTCCAGGGC
The nucleotide sequence above comes from Segatella oris. Encoded proteins:
- a CDS encoding phage tail tube protein is translated as MAKSVLDGTNLILSVDGKALGFSTGCKVSTSTETGERVTKEAASGKWKEKYVKSFSESISADGCVLTDGDDDTPTYDQLKEKMLKGEPVDAAYGLRDGDKRTGKAAGGYKGKYILTSLELDGQAGDDAKYSVSLENCGKVEKQGNGLTEATTPKQGGGGHS